One Antiquaquibacter oligotrophicus genomic region harbors:
- a CDS encoding ATP-binding protein has protein sequence MSNYFNLARVHSVAIDADYVWVEFPNGSMAVLEASDLPSSEPGSFVHVSNDLSVVLAAPAGAAWPRQFRIIGTLRHTEGERSLLEIASQLKAVEAESIESPNVGESYWFDESARMWRPLTQAESNVVAGFDAEDSMPFAVESLKPEDGGAAAVGGLTERITELTRLVLASFDARATGSTASGLKPISGAMFFGPAGTGKTHLARSVAQETNAQLITVNGPELVSKWVGATERVLRDLFAHADKYPRSIIFFDEFDTIGARRSPESHDFVNRQVGQLLATMDGANRTKRPFVIASTNRLEDVDEAFLRPGRFDYTMEFTVPKQAERLDIIRAQSRSIAAATPAVIAWLASASNAWTPAELGLIWTEAEAGQRAAGAPSITKEHIALGYEKARAQHSAIERTRDAWALEEAQRA, from the coding sequence ATGTCCAACTACTTCAACCTCGCGCGAGTGCACTCGGTAGCGATCGACGCCGACTACGTGTGGGTCGAGTTTCCCAACGGTTCCATGGCTGTCCTGGAGGCCTCAGATTTACCCTCTTCGGAGCCGGGCAGCTTCGTTCACGTCTCCAATGACTTGTCCGTGGTGCTCGCTGCTCCGGCGGGAGCCGCGTGGCCTCGCCAATTCAGAATTATTGGGACTTTGAGGCACACCGAGGGCGAGCGATCACTGCTGGAGATCGCTTCGCAGCTGAAGGCGGTTGAGGCAGAGAGCATCGAGTCACCTAACGTTGGCGAGTCCTACTGGTTCGACGAGTCGGCCCGTATGTGGCGACCGCTGACTCAGGCTGAATCCAATGTCGTGGCAGGCTTCGATGCCGAAGACTCAATGCCATTCGCCGTCGAGTCGCTCAAACCCGAGGACGGGGGTGCGGCAGCGGTCGGAGGTCTAACAGAGAGAATCACCGAGCTCACGCGTTTGGTACTAGCCAGTTTTGACGCCCGCGCGACTGGATCGACGGCCTCAGGCCTAAAGCCGATCTCTGGAGCCATGTTCTTCGGTCCCGCAGGAACCGGAAAGACGCACCTTGCGCGCTCGGTTGCACAAGAGACAAATGCGCAACTCATCACGGTCAATGGTCCCGAGCTTGTGAGCAAGTGGGTCGGGGCCACTGAGCGAGTTCTCCGGGATCTGTTCGCTCACGCGGACAAGTACCCTCGGTCGATCATCTTCTTTGACGAATTCGACACCATTGGCGCACGTCGAAGTCCCGAGTCGCATGATTTCGTCAACCGACAAGTGGGCCAACTCCTGGCAACGATGGACGGGGCAAACCGGACTAAGCGTCCGTTTGTGATTGCGTCCACCAACCGTCTTGAGGACGTCGATGAGGCGTTCCTCCGACCTGGAAGATTCGATTACACAATGGAATTCACGGTTCCCAAGCAGGCAGAACGGCTGGACATCATTCGAGCTCAATCGAGGAGTATCGCCGCCGCAACTCCTGCGGTAATCGCCTGGCTCGCCAGCGCGTCAAACGCTTGGACTCCAGCCGAACTTGGTCTCATCTGGACGGAGGCCGAGGCCGGACAACGCGCTGCCGGAGCTCCGTCCATCACCAAAGAGCACATCGCGCTCGGGTATGAGAAAGCTCGCGCTCAGCATTCAGCGATAGAGCGAACTCGCGATGCATGGGCACTAGAGGAGGCACAACGAGCGTGA
- a CDS encoding WhiB family transcriptional regulator, whose translation MDWRDKAACLTADPELFFPVGNTGPAVDQIDKAKAVCARCTVTEMCLQYALDTSQDSGVWGGLSEDERRALKRRAARARRAS comes from the coding sequence ATGGACTGGCGCGACAAAGCTGCCTGCTTGACCGCTGACCCGGAGCTGTTCTTCCCCGTCGGCAACACCGGTCCGGCCGTCGACCAGATCGACAAGGCCAAGGCTGTTTGCGCGCGCTGCACCGTGACCGAGATGTGCCTCCAGTACGCACTCGACACCTCCCAGGACTCCGGCGTCTGGGGTGGCCTCAGCGAAGACGAGCGCCGCGCCCTCAAGCGTCGCGCCGCTCGCGCCCGTCGCGCTTCCTAG
- a CDS encoding DUF6414 family protein has translation MSIFRKRRRSFGSAIREFVYLDETSVESLLASVDGEILVQRTETQSRSREASISAGVSKTTQFGQANFAPTLKSVRGTEVQVLRKSVAQSAFARFRAKNIAKFALLPLASVRTGPIDKLLLRRTDPSTMRRLGQGIALKNLKRGDLLEIETDLVASDIYKARTAMSAVTSVVESFPTFLTIELRDALKNAKPLTELIDSLTGNAIPVVGQNPGVSIVEIQGEPWLVNATAVSDSAAPTDVEFESVTNPKWFWGDVGRILFRQTRFTMLCRVVNPVLTEFESGSYVGSILRTINDDLAETVDGLGTMFLGALRSGHNKGASALMPDGPIDPAIIDYATSIQRLAGRENETLPSGLSELFGGRDLKALAIDAQTTAFMLVDGLAGVTDEEVTQLQRAELREAVRERNRLWPWSQRSPVVESSGGSDGSAAQYLEVAIVAVYW, from the coding sequence GTGAGTATTTTCCGAAAGCGCCGACGTTCTTTCGGCTCAGCAATTAGGGAATTCGTCTATCTAGACGAGACCAGCGTTGAGAGCCTGCTCGCTTCCGTCGACGGCGAGATCCTTGTGCAGAGGACAGAGACGCAGTCCCGGTCGCGCGAGGCCAGCATCTCTGCAGGGGTGTCAAAGACGACACAGTTCGGACAAGCCAATTTTGCGCCCACCCTGAAGTCTGTGCGAGGTACCGAAGTTCAGGTACTGCGCAAGTCGGTGGCTCAGTCGGCGTTCGCACGCTTCAGGGCGAAAAACATCGCGAAATTCGCCCTTCTGCCGCTTGCTTCGGTGCGAACCGGTCCGATCGACAAACTCCTTCTCCGGCGGACGGACCCGTCCACGATGCGACGACTCGGCCAGGGCATCGCTCTGAAAAACCTCAAGCGCGGCGACCTGCTCGAGATTGAAACGGACCTCGTCGCCTCTGACATCTACAAAGCTCGGACTGCTATGTCGGCCGTGACGAGCGTTGTTGAATCATTCCCGACCTTCCTCACAATTGAGTTGAGGGACGCGCTAAAGAACGCCAAGCCGCTTACCGAACTCATCGACAGCCTTACCGGCAACGCGATTCCGGTCGTAGGCCAAAATCCAGGCGTTTCCATCGTCGAGATTCAAGGCGAACCATGGCTTGTGAATGCAACAGCGGTTTCGGACTCGGCTGCCCCGACCGACGTCGAGTTCGAAAGCGTGACCAACCCCAAGTGGTTCTGGGGGGACGTGGGTCGCATTCTGTTCCGTCAAACGCGCTTTACGATGCTCTGCCGAGTGGTCAATCCGGTGCTCACCGAGTTCGAGTCGGGTTCGTACGTGGGCTCCATCCTGCGCACCATCAACGATGATTTGGCTGAGACCGTTGACGGGCTCGGCACGATGTTTTTGGGAGCGCTAAGGAGCGGGCACAACAAGGGGGCCTCCGCTCTGATGCCGGACGGTCCAATTGACCCGGCCATCATCGACTACGCGACGAGCATTCAAAGACTCGCGGGTCGAGAGAACGAAACACTCCCGAGCGGACTGAGCGAGCTCTTTGGCGGCAGGGACCTGAAGGCCCTCGCGATTGATGCGCAGACGACAGCCTTCATGCTTGTTGACGGCCTCGCCGGCGTCACAGATGAAGAAGTGACCCAGCTGCAGAGGGCCGAACTTCGCGAGGCGGTTCGAGAGCGCAATAGACTCTGGCCGTGGTCCCAACGGAGTCCAGTGGTCGAATCGAGTGGAGGCTCCGACGGATCCGCAGCGCAGTACTTAGAGGTCGCGATCGTGGCGGTCTACTGGTGA
- the bcp gene encoding thioredoxin-dependent thiol peroxidase — MTARLEPGDTAPDFTLTDESGAEVSLHDFRGQKVILYFYPEAMTEGCTKQACDFRDNLSSLKSEGYTVLGVSRDEPAKLAKFREKDGLNFALLSDPDRTVHEAYGTWGEKNLYGKQVVGVIRSTFVIDENGVITLALYSVKATGHVAMLRKKLGLAA; from the coding sequence ATGACCGCACGACTCGAGCCCGGCGACACGGCACCCGATTTCACACTCACCGACGAGAGCGGTGCGGAGGTGTCATTGCACGACTTCCGCGGGCAGAAAGTGATTCTCTACTTCTACCCCGAGGCGATGACCGAAGGATGCACGAAGCAGGCCTGTGACTTCCGTGACAACCTCTCCTCGCTGAAGTCGGAGGGCTACACGGTGCTCGGCGTCTCCCGCGACGAGCCGGCCAAGCTCGCGAAGTTCCGCGAGAAGGACGGCCTGAACTTCGCGCTCCTCAGCGATCCCGATCGCACGGTACACGAGGCCTACGGTACGTGGGGTGAGAAGAACCTCTACGGCAAGCAGGTGGTGGGGGTCATCCGCTCGACCTTCGTCATCGACGAGAACGGTGTGATCACGCTCGCGCTGTACAGCGTCAAGGCGACCGGCCACGTCGCCATGCTGCGCAAGAAGCTGGGGCTCGCCGCCTAG